In Setaria viridis chromosome 5, Setaria_viridis_v4.0, whole genome shotgun sequence, the genomic stretch AGGTAACCATATGTTGGGCATTTCTATAGATTTCAAGAATCTCGTTTGGTCGACCAGCTGTTAAATAGTTTCTAATGCTTGTTAGCTGCTCTTGTATACACCGTGGTGTagaattagatttttttttttgcttttcaaACTGCAGAAAAATGGTTTAGCTAATTGACCATCGAATGATACATTTTTCTGAACTGATACCTGATTTGCCAAACATGATGCTGACTTTATCACAACATAATTCTAGGCATAAGTGTCCTAGGCATAACTGTGCTTGCATTTTCTTTGAAATCCAGCTGTCAAGTTATTAATCGGACTTATGGTATGTATCACAGGTACAACTTCACCGCATCGCGGAGCATTATTTGCAGAAAGCAAATTTGGATGTCATCCGCAGATGTGCAGATACTGAATTGGCCATTGCTGATGCTGTCAATGTTGAAAAGGACATTTACGAAAGGTCAAGCAGCAAATCCATATATGTGAACCTTTGCTCTCAGGCTAGTCGCCAGCCTGCCAAGGAGAAATCTGATAAGGACACTTCAACTCTTACCAAAAAGACTGAATTAGGCAGTGATCTGATATCACAGAAAGTTGCATCTGAGAACAATGTTAGTGGCAGTGATATGGAAGATGCTCTACACAGAGCAGTCGTCTCTGATCTAAAGAGTGAAATAGGGGATGCTATTACATCAGAGCAAACTGTGCAGAAGCACATTGTTAGCTTCAGCAACGCAGAAGAAGCACTAAGAAAAGCGGGCCTCTTTGATTCCCCTCCTAACAGTCCTGAGAGAGAGATCACATCAGTTGAAGGTAATTCCAATTCCCTGACAGTTTTAATTGTCCAAAGTTTTCACAAAGGAATTATTAATTGTGAAAGATACTCTGTTGGTTAATGCAGGAGAATGCAGACTAGAGGAACAGAGCAAAAACTTAGAGTCAAATCACGATTATAGGGTGAAGGATGTATCCTCAGTGAAAGATGACAAATCACCACTACCTAATGATCATGATGCTGCAAACTGTCAAAACCTCAATACCGTGTTGTGTCAGCAACAAAAACCTAATTCTGAAGAGCAACAGAAGTTGACAGCCCGGGGAGAAACTGAGGACGTGATAGCAAACGAAACAAATGCAACAAACTTGGCTGAAGATGATAGGTGCAGCGAGCAATGTGAAAAATCAAGTGGACCAGGTAAAGAAATTTCTATTGATAGCAATATGCCTGATAAAGTTACTGGGAATGTGGAGACCTCGAGAGATATGGAAAAAGCTGCTAGCATTTTGCCTAGTCAATCTCACAAGGATGGCTTGGCAAGAGATGGTGAAGTGATCAGCAAACCAAAGAATTTGGAGCCAGCTAAAGAGAAATCTTCCAGTGACAAACCATCACTAAACAGCAAACACCCAAAAGGAGACAAACCAAGCCATATAGCTGAAGGTGGAGATGATCCGAAGAAGCAAGCACCTGATCAAGCCGGTAAAAGCACACCAGATGCCTCAAGCTCTACATATAAGAAGGTATCCCACTTACTCGATTGGTGGTATTTTTCTTGTAGCTCTCACCGTTCTCGCCTCTTCATACATGTTTCCCTTTCAATGTATGTAGGTTGAAATGTTCGTGAAAGAACACATCAGGCCACTCTGCAAGAGTGGTGTGATCACCGTTGAGCAGTATAGGTGGGCTGTGACGAAAACAACAGACAAGGTAATGAGCTTCCACCATGACGCGAAAAATGCGAGCTTTTTGATCAAGGAGGGTGACAAGGTGAAAAAGCTTGCGCTGCAGTACGTTGAGGCAGCTCAGCAGAAGATTAATTGATTCCGCCTGAGTTTGTAAAATGTAACTACGGGAGTACAACAGCAATTCATCCATATGCATGACGTCATGCGACATTGGCCAATGCTTGTGGATCACATGGGTAATCCGTAATCATGGGTGGCCCTGTGTCATACTTCCCATAACTTCTGTACATTTGAAACCTGAGAAAACATGCAGGACATGTTTCATATCTTTCAAAAAGAGTAAAACGCACAGTAAGTCGATCAACTTATACGCACTTGTCATTTAGGTCCATAAACTTCAAAAGTAGTTCATAAACTTTTCCAATCGTTCACTGCAGGTCTATACACATCCATGTAGGCAGCTAGTGAGTCCGTACACATCCATATAGGCAGCTACTGATGACGTGTCATGCTGACTGTGCATCTCCTCTCTCAAACCCTCTTTCCTTCGGTCTTACATATTTTATCGAGCAGGTTGTGGGTACCTTCCCCATGGCGCGTTCAGGAGGTCGGCGAGTGTGCTCGTCTCGCATCAACGACTCTGGTGATGCTGGGCGCTTCCGTTCCTTGAGGAGCTAGGATAGGAGCTACCAATCCTCCTTCCAAGCTGCGTCCATCCTGGCGGTTCGACACAGTCAGCGTCGTACGGCTGCGCGTACCCACCAGATGTCCTGCGGCTCCGGGCAGTGGCGGAGGTCAATCTCGAGCGTGCCTTCTGCCTCAATGCCGAGCTGGAGGAGAGCGCATGCCTCAATGCTCGAGTGCGCCTGCTCCCTCGCCATGCCTGCCGGTCGCCGCCCGCTCCTTTCTCCCTTGCTGTTCCGGCCGCCCGCACCTGCTCCCTTGCCTTGCCCGCTGCTTGCGACTCCTCCCGTTGCCGCATGGGCTGCCTGCTGCCCTCACCTGCCTTCACCAGCGTCGCGTCTGGAGCCCCTGGCCCAGCTCGGTGGAGGAGGACCTCGAGGAGCCGCGCGGAGAACCGGCCGGACCCACGAATCGACGGTGAAGGAGGGACTGACCAGTAACGTCAGCGAGCACCAGCTGGTTGCCCTCGGACGCCGTGTGCCATGGAGGGACATGCGGCGCAGGGAAGGGCGGCAAGAAGCCGGCAAGGCTGCCGAACTGTGCATTCGCTCATGCAGGAGCTCATCTTGCCCAAAACATGCTTGACGAAATGCCCCAGCCAAAGAACATGGGAATAGATGAAGAGATATGAGAGAGTGGAGGGTTATGGACCTACTAGGAACGACTTTAAAAAGTTTATGGACTCAGAAATGCAAGTTGATGGATCTCCAATACATTTTACTCTTTCAAAAATAACTGAGGAAACAGTTTATAACTACAAGCCAACACGCACAAGTGTTTCAGGTTAAATTCAAGAAAATTCACTGGCATCTGATCACTCAGACTGAACATCCGTTTGGCCCGAAACCGATCCTCCCCCTCTCCACATCAAACACAACCCGAAACCCCTGTTGCTGGACGTTGCCGAGCACGTTGAGGCCGTCGTCCGCCGCCTGGAGCCCCAGGCAGAAGTACGTCCGGCGATCCCCGCCCTCCACGGGCACGAGGTAGTTCGCCGGAGGCAGCGCCATGttcgcgccgccggcgaagtgCAGCACGACGCTGGGCACGCGGACCGTCGCGTGTCCCCTCCCGCCGCGGAGGTCGTAGCACGCGTCGAACACCGAGAAGTTGTCGGCCACCTTCCGcatcccgcccgccgccgcgcctgcgTCGAAGGCGTCGCGCACCGCCGTGTACGCGTCCCCGGCGAACCGCGAGATGGCGGTGCCCGAGTCCACCACGACGCCGCCGTGCCCGGTGGCCGCGTCCAGAGCGAGGCTGGCGCCGGAGAACCCGGccacgcgctcgccgccgacgctgAAGCCGACCATGTCCACGTAGTAGAGGCTCGGCCGCCGCGGGTTCGTCCGCAGCAGGGTGAACGCCGTGGACGGCGGCTCCGGCGTACGGCCGAACACGAGGTACGCGGAGCCGTTCTCCCGCGCGCGGGACATGCGGTCGCCGAGGCAGTAGGAGAAGACGCGCCCGtaggtcgccgccgcctgcgtcggGAAGGACAGCTCGCCCCGGCCGACGCCAAGCAGCCCCGCCGCCGACTCCAGCAGCCCGCCGTTGTCGTGGCCGCACCCGAGCGTGACGTTGTGGGCGCGCGCGTCGTCGCCGGGGAAGACGAGCCTGTCGGTGGCGAGGTGGCCGCTGGAGGCGGAGCCGTCGCCGTACACCACCATGTAGACGCATCCCCCGGTGCGGGCGTCGCAGCCGGGGTAGCGGAGGACGCCGCGGCACCGCTGCGAGGCGCAGGGGATCGGCCTGTGCGTGCTGGAGCCCCGCGGGTCGTAGAGCGGGGTCAGCTGGCggtagcagcggcggcagggcgcgcACTGGAGCCAGATGAGGTCGCTGCCTGTGTCGATGACAacgagcgcgcgcgcgggcgggtcgccgacgccgacggtcGCGAAGTACTCGCCGCTGTCGAAGGGGAGGCCCGAGAGGACGTGGGAGCGGAGCCGGTGACCACCGCCGTGGTCGTCGGTGGTCGAGTGTAGGGACGACGGGGCCAGCTGCTGCACGGTGTAATGGGCGGCGTCGGCcacgtggaggcggaggaggaggaggctgcccGGCGTGGCGCCGGGAGCGGGGGGGAAGACGGCGTCGCGGTGGACGATGGGGACGTGGAGCGTTCTTCTTGGTGGTTGAGTGGCGTGGGCGCTGAAGgagacgaggaagaggaggcggcggagcagtaGGTTGGGCAACGCCATGAGGGCACGCCGGCGGGAAGTGTACACGTATGAAGAGGCATGCGTAAGAATGACGTTTCGACGGAGTTGAACTTCTCGTGAAGCATGATGCGTTTAAAATCAATTTTACCAATTACATTAGGCGTGCAAGTTTTCAGCCATGAATGCTACTGGCTCGTTGCTTTAACTC encodes the following:
- the LOC117856482 gene encoding aspartyl protease family protein 2; this translates as MALPNLLLRRLLFLVSFSAHATQPPRRTLHVPIVHRDAVFPPAPGATPGSLLLLRLHVADAAHYTVQQLAPSSLHSTTDDHGGGHRLRSHVLSGLPFDSGEYFATVGVGDPPARALVVIDTGSDLIWLQCAPCRRCYRQLTPLYDPRGSSTHRPIPCASQRCRGVLRYPGCDARTGGCVYMVVYGDGSASSGHLATDRLVFPGDDARAHNVTLGCGHDNGGLLESAAGLLGVGRGELSFPTQAAATYGRVFSYCLGDRMSRARENGSAYLVFGRTPEPPSTAFTLLRTNPRRPSLYYVDMVGFSVGGERVAGFSGASLALDAATGHGGVVVDSGTAISRFAGDAYTAVRDAFDAGAAAGGMRKVADNFSVFDACYDLRGGRGHATVRVPSVVLHFAGGANMALPPANYLVPVEGGDRRTYFCLGLQAADDGLNVLGNVQQQGFRVVFDVERGRIGFGPNGCSV